In the genome of Streptomyces fagopyri, the window GATGTCGTTGGTGTCGAGGGCCACGCGCGCGAACTTGCTGTACGCGTAGGCGTCCTCGACGGTGAGCCGGCCGCCGGTCAGGACACCGGTCCTGCCCCGGGCCGCCAGCAGCCCCCGGGCCGCGGCCTCCAGGGCTTCCGGCCACGACGCGGGCTCCAGTTCGCCGGAGGCGCCGCGGACCAGAGGCGTGTCCAGCCGGTCACGCTGCTGCGCGTACCGGAAGCCGAAACGCCCCTTGTCGCACAGCCACTCCTCGTTGACCTCGGGGTCGGGAGCCGCGAGGCGTCGCATCACCTTGCCACGCCGGTGATCGGTGCGCGTCGCGCAGCCGCCCGCGCAGTGCTCGCACACCGAGTGCGAGGAGACGAGGTCGAAGGGGCGGGAGCGGAAGCGGTAGGCCGCCGAGGTCAGCGCTCCGACCGGGCAGATCTGGATCGTGTTCCCGGAGAAGTACGACTCGAAGGGATCGCCCTCGCCGGTACCGACCTGCTGGAGCGCCCCGCGCTCGATCAGCTCGATCATCGGGTCGCCCGCGATCTGGTTGCTGAACCGGGTGCAGCGGGCGCAGAGCACGCACCGTTCGCGGTCGAGCAGCACCTGTGTGGAGATCGGGACCGGCTTCTCGTACGTCCGCTTCTTTCCCTCGAAGCGGGAATCGGAGCCGCCGTGCGACATCGCCTGGTTCTGCAGCGGGCACTCGCCGCCCTTGTCGCAGACCGGGCAGTCCAGCGGGTGGTTGATGAGCAGCAGCTCCATCACCCCGTGCTGGGCCTTCTCGGCGACGGGCGAGGTGAGCTGTGTCTTCACCACCATCCCGTCCGTGCACGTGATCGTGCAGGACGCCATGGGCTTGCGCTGTCCCTCGACCTCGACGATGCACTGACGACAGGCGCCGGCCGGGTCGAGCAGCGGGTGGTCGCAGAAGCGGGGGATCTCGATGCCGAGCTGTTCCGCGGCGCGGATGACCAGGGTGCCCTTGGCCACGCTGATCTCGGCTCCGTCGATCGTCAGCGAGACGAGATCCTCCGGCGGAACCGCCGCCTCTCCCCCTCCCGAGGGAGCGCTGGTGGTCACCGTCATGCGTTCACCTCCGTGTGCTTGTCCGCCCAGGCCGTCGACCTGGCCGGGTCGAAGGGGCAGCCGCGGCCCGTGATGTGCTGCTCGTACTCCTCGCGGAAGTACTTGAGCGAGGAGAAGATCGGCGAGGCGGCACCGTCGCCGAGGGCGCAGAACGACTTGCCGTTGATGTTGTCGGCGATGTCGTTCAGCTTGTCGAGGTCGGACATGACGCCCTTGCCGGCCTCGATGTCGCGCAGCAACTGCACGAGCCAGTAGGTCCCTTCGCGGCACGGGGTGCACTTGCCGCAGGACTCGTGCGCGTAGAACTCGGTCCACCGGGTGACCGCCCGGACGACACAGGTCGTCTCGTCGAAACACTGGAGCGCCTTGGTGCCGAGCATGGAACCGGCGGCGCCCACTCCCTCGTAGTCGAGGGGGACGTCGAGGTGTTCCTCGGTGAACATCGGCGTCGAGGAGCCGCCCGGCGTCCAGAACTTCAGCCGGTGTCCCGCGCGCATCCCGCCGCTCATGTCGAGGAGTTGGCGCAGCGTGATGCCCAGTGGCGCCTCGTACTGGCCGGGGCCGGTGACGTGGCCGCTGAGCGAGTAGAGCGTGAAGCCCGGGGACTTCTCGCTCCCCATCGACCTGAACCATTCCTTGCCTTTTTGCAGGATTGCGGGAACTGACGCGATCGATTCGACGTTGTTCACCACAGTTGGGCACGCATAGAGCCCTGCGACGGCTGGGAAAGGGGGACGAAGCCGCGGTTGACCACGGCGGCCTTCGAGCGAGTCGAGCAGCGCGGTCTCCTCACCGCAGATGTACGCGCCCGCGCCCGCGTGCACGGTGAGCTGGAGGTCGAGGCCGCTGCCCAGGATGTTCTCGCCGAGGTAGCCGGCCGCGTGGGCCTCACGGACGGCCTCGTGCAACCGCCGCAGCACGGGGACGACTTCACCGCGGAGATAGATGAAGGCATGCGAAGACCGAATGGCATAACACGCGATCACAATGCCCTCGATGAGGCTGTGCGGGTTCGCGAAGAGGAGCGGGATGTCTTTACAGGTACCCGGCTCCGACTCGTCGGCGTTGACAACTAGATAGTGGGGTTTTCCATCACCCTGCGGAATGAACTGCCACTTCATTCCCGTGGGGAATCCCGCGCCGCCCCGGCCGCGCAGACCGGAGTCCTTGACGTACGCGATCAGGTCGTCCGGCGACATGGCCAGCGCCTTGCGCAGCCCCTCGTATCCCTCGTGCCTTCGGTAGACGTCCAGGCTCCAGGACTTCTCCTCGTCCCAGAAGGCCGACAGCACGGGTGCGAGCAGCTTCTCGGGGCTGGTCCCGCCGTCGCGCTCGAACGCGCTCGCGCGGGCGGTGCCCCCGTTCTCGGGTGCCAAGGTCATCACTCCCCCTCCTCGGCTGTGGGACCCGCCGGGTGCGACGGATCGGAGCCCGACGTGTCCTGCGGCGCGTCGTGCGAGCTGAGGTGCTCGGCCGGCGGCTGGTCCTGCGGGGCGCCGCCACCGCGCGGATGGACCACGCGCGCGGCACCGCTCTCCCCCTTGGCCAGGCGGAGGCCGATCAGCGAGGCGGGGCCCGCGCTGCCGCTCGCCTCGACGGCGCCGACGCGCTCGTCGGGGAAGCCCGCCAGGATCCGCGCGGTGTCCTTGAAGGTGCACAGGGGGGCACCGCGGGTGGGCTCGACCGCCGCTCCCGCGCGCAGGTCGTCGACGAGGCGCTTCGCGGAGGCCACGGTCTGGTTGTCGAAGAACTCCCAGTTGACCATCACGACGGGTGCGAAGTCGCAGGCCGCGTTGCACTCGATGTGCTCAAGGGTGACCTTGCCGTCACCGGTGGTCTCGCCGTTGCCGACACCCAGGTGGTCCTGGAGGGCCTCGAAGATGGCGTCGCC includes:
- the nuoF gene encoding NADH-quinone oxidoreductase subunit NuoF, with protein sequence MTLAPENGGTARASAFERDGGTSPEKLLAPVLSAFWDEEKSWSLDVYRRHEGYEGLRKALAMSPDDLIAYVKDSGLRGRGGAGFPTGMKWQFIPQGDGKPHYLVVNADESEPGTCKDIPLLFANPHSLIEGIVIACYAIRSSHAFIYLRGEVVPVLRRLHEAVREAHAAGYLGENILGSGLDLQLTVHAGAGAYICGEETALLDSLEGRRGQPRLRPPFPAVAGLYACPTVVNNVESIASVPAILQKGKEWFRSMGSEKSPGFTLYSLSGHVTGPGQYEAPLGITLRQLLDMSGGMRAGHRLKFWTPGGSSTPMFTEEHLDVPLDYEGVGAAGSMLGTKALQCFDETTCVVRAVTRWTEFYAHESCGKCTPCREGTYWLVQLLRDIEAGKGVMSDLDKLNDIADNINGKSFCALGDGAASPIFSSLKYFREEYEQHITGRGCPFDPARSTAWADKHTEVNA
- the nuoE gene encoding NADH-quinone oxidoreductase subunit NuoE, translated to MPRLPAPDYPDDVRTRLEADAREIIARYPDSRSALLPLLHLVQAEEGHVTRTGMQFCADVLSLTTAEVTAVATFYSMYRRKPSGDYQVGVCTNTLCAVMGGDAIFEALQDHLGVGNGETTGDGKVTLEHIECNAACDFAPVVMVNWEFFDNQTVASAKRLVDDLRAGAAVEPTRGAPLCTFKDTARILAGFPDERVGAVEASGSAGPASLIGLRLAKGESGAARVVHPRGGGAPQDQPPAEHLSSHDAPQDTSGSDPSHPAGPTAEEGE